A region of the Clostridium estertheticum subsp. estertheticum genome:
AATGCAGGTGTAAAAGAAATAACTTATTTCGGTTTTACTACCGATAATACAAAAAGGCCAGCAATACAAAGAGAGGCCTTTGCTAAAGCTTGTGTCGATGCTGTAAAGCTTTTAAGTACACAAGATGCTGATTTATTAGTAGTAGGAAATAGCGACTCACCTATGTTTCCAAAAGAGCTACTTCCTTTCACCTCACGTAAAACCTTTGGCAAGGGCGGTATAAGGATAAATTTCCTAGTAAACTATGGCTGGGAATGGGATCTGAGTAACCTTGATCAAAACAAAAGTAGTAAAAGAAGCAATATATTGAATTGTATCAAAACTAAAGATATTTCTAGAGTAGATTTAATCATTCGTTGGGGTGGTAGAATGCGTCTAAGCGGTTTCTTACCAATACAGTCCATATATTCTGACTTTTATGCTATAGATGACTTTTGGCCTGATTTTAAACCTGAACATTTAACT
Encoded here:
- a CDS encoding undecaprenyl diphosphate synthase family protein produces the protein MRIPNHIGIIPDGNRRWSINNGLPKDKGYTYGLDPGLSLYKLCKNAGVKEITYFGFTTDNTKRPAIQREAFAKACVDAVKLLSTQDADLLVVGNSDSPMFPKELLPFTSRKTFGKGGIRINFLVNYGWEWDLSNLDQNKSSKRSNILNCIKTKDISRVDLIIRWGGRMRLSGFLPIQSIYSDFYAIDDFWPDFKPEHLTNALNWYDKQDVTLGG